In Corvus moneduloides isolate bCorMon1 chromosome 6, bCorMon1.pri, whole genome shotgun sequence, the sequence AGAAATTTTCTCATGGCATCTTCAGTATGGAAGACATTGTACTTTTCTAAAGATCCTGTAAAACCAAAGAAGCTAAGTAACCAGACAATATGAAAGAAGAGACAAATGACATCTAATCCAGTAAACCCAACTTAGTGCAAGCTCCTCTGATGATGCCATTTTTGAATGCTTATAAGAAACAAGTAGCAGATTCCTGTTTAGCATATCACCTGAAGGTAAATAATTTCCTGAGTCTTTCTTCATGCATAATAAGGACAAAACCTGCTGTGTATACTGACATGCTTAGAAAAGGGTTCACTAATTTAATTAACTTATAACTGAATTTCACCTACAGTGCAgtacttctgaaaagaaatctaaatGTAGAAAAAACTACCACCTTCAGGGCAAAGGTATTAGGCAACACAGTGAACAGAACCCAACCATGATCTTTGGATGACTCCACAATGTAAGACAGCCATTCCATGGATTGTTTTTCAAACAGACTCAGTAATGGCTATGCCTACTCTGTCCGTGCGCTCTGGCCTGAAAACATCTCACCTTCGAAAAACATTCAATGGCAGATCCCTGTATTAGCACACCAGTTTGCACTCCAGTTTGAGGGCAGGCAGTGCAGCAATATGGTACAACAAGGCAATTGATGTAGTCAGTGTCATCAGTTCCCCTGTTTTTACAGCGACTCTTCCTGTACACGATGTTGTTCAGATTCCCCCAGGTTTTGATGTCACATAACTAGAAGATACCCAATCCTCccttaaaaaagaaactctGTGTGTCTTGTTTTTGTTGTTACAGCAAAATGACAAGCAGGAACAAGGAAAATATGACTCCTAAAGACTtcaaaaaaagtaattacattttaaaatgtaggatttagtgggttttttcctaatattcagtTCATACTTTTAAATTCTGGGGGTTTGGCAAAGGCTGGGACAGAGACCTCGGACATTTACTAAAGGACACAAGTCTGCTGTCACCAAAGGCCAGTGCCAATGAATCAGCCAGTTaatttccctccctgctgtcTGTGCTCTCCAAAGCTCTTTCACAGTCAATATCCAGGCTGATTACATAAACTCCTTTCGGTCTTCAAACAAACAGGTTTATAAAAGTAAAAGATACCCCTTGAAACCTACTCATGAAAGCATGAGCAAAGAGCGGAGATGAAAGACAATTCGAGTACACTGAAGACCCGCAGCAGCGGGACTCGCAAGCCCCCGATCCCGAGCAGGCTGCTCAGCGCAAGCGTGAGATTCGCCCTGGAACCCGCGGCCTGTGCCTCTCCAGGCAGCCCTGCACGGCCGGAGAGACAGCGGGCACCGCCTGCTTCTAAATGCAGTCAACACATCCTGACGTTTACCCTGTAAACAAAACGTGCAACCTGAAGTCTGAGCGCACGCCCGCCCTCCAGCGCACCGAGTGCGGTGCCCTCGGGCGCGTTCCCGGCCGGGCGCGGATGGGCGGGAGCCTTCAGCCGCCGCCGCGGGACGAGGGGCGCCGAGGGCGGATGCGCCTCCCGCACCCGAGGGGCCCCGGGCCTGCGGCGTCCGGGAGGCTCCAGCCCGGCATTCCCGGCCGCCTCGAGGCGACAAACGGGCAGGAAATCCCGCCTTGTGGCATCCCCGGcgctgctccctcctccccggCCGCCCCGGGCCGAACCCCGCCGGCAGCAGACCggcgccggccccgcggccgcaCTCACCGCCGCCGGCTCTCTGAGCGCGCCGGTCCCGATTCCCCGCGGCCGGGACGAGCCAAGCGGCGGCCGGGACGAGCCAAGCGGCGGCCGTGCCGGGCCGAGCCGGGCAGCCCAGCAGGAACTACCGGCCCCAGCAGCCCGTGGGGCCGCGTTCCCATAGGAGCCGGCCCGGGAAGCCGCCCCGGCGCAGAGCTGCGGCCGCACGGTGTGTGGGCTGCATGTGCCGACAGCCCGTAGTGTGCACAAAGTCCCCAAAACACCGCGGGACCGGTGCAAACCTCATGCTTGATTCATCTCTCGAGTCACAGACAAGCGTGTCTTTTTGGGTCTCAGAGTGCGAACTGCAGGGCAACTTACATACGATTTATTCAAGTTCTGTTAAATAATTGTGATAGGATCTAATGCATGTTTgatctgtttgttttgttttgttttttattttatcagccACAGTATGGCACACTCAACAGACAAAATGTCGCTGCAGATGGTATCCACCGTCAGTAACTCATCCTTGCTTCAGCCAGGCTTCTCTCTCCTGAATTTTGATGggcatgttttcttttttggtcaGAAAGGATGGCCAAAGAGATCCTGCCCCACTGGTGTTTTCCTCCTCGATATAAAGCAGAATGAGCTGAAAATGAAACCCGCCTTCTTCTCTAAAGACTCGTGTTACCTTCCCCCTCTCCGCTATCCCGCTCTTTGCATGCTCAGAAGCGATGCAAAGGCTGATGAGTACCAGTATATCATCCATGGGGGTAAAACGCCTAACAATGACCTCTCTGATAAGATTTACTTTATGAGTCTCGTAAGCAAAACTAGCAAGAAAATGACATTCCAATGCATTGAGAAAGACCTGGGTGGAGATGTCCCTGAAGCTAGATATGGGCATACAATTAATGTAGTTCATAGCCGGGGTAAAACCATGAGTGTTCTGTTTGGAGGGAGGTCATATACTCCTCTTGCACAAAGAACCACTGAAAAATGGAACAGTGTAGTTGACTGCTTGCCATCTGTGTTTCTCATTGATTTTGAGTTTGGATGTTGCACATCATACATCCTTCCAGAGCTTCAGGATGGACTTTCTTTCCATGTTTCAATTGCCAGAGATGATACAATCTACATCTTGGGTGGCCACTCACTTCAAAATAACACCAGGTCCCCCAACTTGTACAAGGTAAAAATTGATctgcccctgggcagcccagctGTGACCTGCAGCATCCTGCCAGGGGGGGTATCTGTGTCAAGTGCTATAGTGACACAGATAAGTGATACTGAATTTGTCCTTGTCGGTGGCTACCATTCTGACAACCAGAAACGGTTGGTGTGTAACACCATAGTTCTGGAAGATAGTAAGGTAGAGATTGTTGAAAGTGTGAGCCCAGAGTGGACACCAGATATTAAACACTGCAGAACGTGGTTTGGCTGTGATATGGGTAAAGGATCTATTTTGCTGGGCGTTCCAGGGGCCAACAAACAATTAAGCCCAGATGCAAACTACTTTTACATTTTGAGATGCAAAGGAGCAGAAGAGGACAAGGAAGAAGAATCAATAACACAAATTTGCAGTCAGACATCAAGTGAAGACCCTGGAGACTCCACTCCATTTGAAGACTCGGAGGAGTTTTGTTTTAGCGCTGAAGCCAATAGCTTTGACGTTGACGATGCTGACACTTacaatgaagatgatgaagaagaTGAATCAGAAACGGGCTACTGGATCACCTGCTGTGCCAGTTGCAATATTGACATTAACACCTGGGTCCCTTTCTATTCGACAGAACTCAACAAGCCTGCAATGATCCTGTGTTCCAGTGGGGCTGGCCACTGGGTCCACGCGCAGTGTATGGATCTCTCAGAGACCATGCTTCTCCGTCTCTCAGAAGCAAATGTCAAGTACTTCTGCAACAACCACGTTGACCTTAATAAAGGGCTACAGACTCCCCAAAAGGTGGTGTGCCTGAAAAAGCAACCCATGAAACCATTGCGCAAAAAGAAAGCCATGAAGTTATCAACATCAGCGAAAAAGTCCTTTCTTCGGAGATTGTTTGAATAGATTTACAGTGCTGATTTGTATTCACCTGGGAGAAAATGGAATCCCAGGCAAAGGCAGCAATGGTTGAAGGAAAGTGGGCTCTCGGAGCTCAAAGAGGTCTTCTTATTCCAGTTATCTCAATGTTTTTGTTACATTTCAAAGCACATTAATTTATTCCGTCCCTTATGTGTATTTTTGTAATATCCAGACAGGGAACCCATCCTAGAGGGCACTGTGCAAACACACAGCCAGATATTGGTAAACTGTGTGCTGTATTTTATGCTATAACTTACTCCCCAGTAAGTTTAATGGAACTGCTGTTAGGATAAGACATTATCCCATGTAGTCAGTGCTGTTACCATCTGTCCATAAAGAACATTATATTgcccattttaattttttatcttaGTCAGTAGTTCTAGAAATATTTGACCTAATTTATAGCTGCATTACTCCAGTTTTATGTTGgtgtaatgaaataaaatgagactaattattctgcttttacacaaaaaaaagtctcttgtgtcagaaataatgaaatattcagACACTGAGGGTCAGTTTTCTTCAGGGACTTCATTTATGGAAAGCTTACATATGGAGCATTTAATTCTggataattaattttttattttgaaagttatGGAATGATTATATGTCAGTTTTGGCTACCTTTGTGGAATATCATCTTACAGCAAAaattaaactgctttttttaaactactgtGATCATCAACTgctttgtgtttgtatttttaaaaattcagtaagGTAATAAAGTTTGTAATAAAAATGACTGCATTTTTTCATGTATTCATGGGTAAATCAAACACTGTAAATCCTAAAGTTTACAAAAGGACAGCATGTATGCTTCGGAGGTCCATATGAAGCCTGATAAGGGGTCTAGCTTCACAGCCACCCCATGCAGTGAACTCCCATTGACTTcagaagaaattccttctgatGAACAGGACTTTTATCATTTACTGCAGGTCCTCCACTacccatttctttctctgcttt encodes:
- the RAG2 gene encoding V(D)J recombination-activating protein 2; this translates as MAHSTDKMSLQMVSTVSNSSLLQPGFSLLNFDGHVFFFGQKGWPKRSCPTGVFLLDIKQNELKMKPAFFSKDSCYLPPLRYPALCMLRSDAKADEYQYIIHGGKTPNNDLSDKIYFMSLVSKTSKKMTFQCIEKDLGGDVPEARYGHTINVVHSRGKTMSVLFGGRSYTPLAQRTTEKWNSVVDCLPSVFLIDFEFGCCTSYILPELQDGLSFHVSIARDDTIYILGGHSLQNNTRSPNLYKVKIDLPLGSPAVTCSILPGGVSVSSAIVTQISDTEFVLVGGYHSDNQKRLVCNTIVLEDSKVEIVESVSPEWTPDIKHCRTWFGCDMGKGSILLGVPGANKQLSPDANYFYILRCKGAEEDKEEESITQICSQTSSEDPGDSTPFEDSEEFCFSAEANSFDVDDADTYNEDDEEDESETGYWITCCASCNIDINTWVPFYSTELNKPAMILCSSGAGHWVHAQCMDLSETMLLRLSEANVKYFCNNHVDLNKGLQTPQKVVCLKKQPMKPLRKKKAMKLSTSAKKSFLRRLFE